AAGTCACGTTCTGGCAAACAGTTCCGTGGGAAGAAAGCTTGGAAGCAATGACAACATTATTTTTAACATTCATACTATTTCCATCCAACACAGGAATGCAATGATGTTTGAGCTGGATTGGTTGGTACTGGATTTGGCTGTGTATCGGTTTGGAGAATGGCACTGGATTGGTTGAACCGTGAATCGATACAAACTGATTGAATTGGTGAAAAAATCAATTGAATTGGCAGTTGAGTTGGCTTTTTTTTAAAGATAAAAGCTTGACCAGTTCAATAAAAGTACAAATGTTTAACAGTTTTATTTATATCTTTCCTTTTTGAGAACATGTTACGGTAGAGGTTTTTTCTTGTAACTTGACATTGTGTTGAAATGGATATTAAAACAGAAATTTTGACTTTGTTACTGCATGATAATGCGATATGTATATTTTTTTCTGGTAATTGCTTATgcattttatattttcttttgattAATATGTTTATGTTGTTGGATTATTAAAATTCTTTAattgatttaatatttaatatttttaaaattatttgacaTATCtggattttataatatataagatagttaaattgattaaatattattttggtaAATAAATATCATCCTTATTATTacagtaaaaattattaaaatatattattttgatatCTTTTCCGAAGTTTTACTTATACGagcattataaataaataatataaaagaacAGAGAACGAAATTGGAAAAGATGAGAATTCAGCTTTGAGAGAAAATTGGGCATTTGAGGGTGGTTTGAATGGGCTAGCGATCCCAGGTATTCATTGATAGAAAGGGAAGAGGGCCCAGCATTAGAGTGGTGCACGCGCAACACAGGAAACCAGTTTACCTAATTGGGTAAAAGATTGGTTGATTTGACTAGACATGGCGTTGGATCGAAAAATGCCTAATTGCATTTAAATTTGTCAGAAAGATGAACCGGCTTTTGTAAAAACAAATTTATTTACATCGATTCTTTTGTATTTTCTTGcattatacatataaattttaatGAATTCAATGTCTTTCACTATGtataaaataattgtttttattttattatactcAAAAGTACAAATGACAATATCCTGAACTCACTTGTTGAATTTTTTATTCCACTAAGATATACATAATACAAATACATTTTAGTCAATTGTCAAACTTCGAATGGCTATGTTTTCTTTTTTCACATAGTACAAGTGAATTCTTATCTGTCGACCAGTAACGAAGAAAAAAACTCCACAAACAATATTGAATGATGTCATCATTCTCAACCTGCATGTACCATTCTTTCTGTTCAACTGGCAATTTTAGGATAATAAGACAGTTACCATACAAAAGACATTTACCGATGATCAAACTGACAAACTATCAATTCGTCAGTAAAGCTGGTTTAACcaatttgtttaaataaatcaatattaaaaatttaattcaatcaacCCGTATTGATTCTTAAATCAATTGAGTCAATACTCTTTCTCCAAACCGATATTGCGTCTGATTCCCAATTCAATCAATCTGACCCGCTATTCTAGCCCAATTCAAACAACCTTGATTACCACATCAAAAACTACTAAACGAAGGGAATTTTTTTTATGATCCATAGAAAGCTTCAATGATCTAAATTGAATTGTTCTGCACCAATAAAAGAACTGTGGAATTGATCCACAAGCATAAAACTAAAAACTGATACAATTTTCAGCACAAAATGAAAAGTAAACCCAGAAAAACAAAACAGGTCATTCAAGTTCAACGTCAGACGATTGCACCTGGAAGGTATGTGACAGAGAGTCATTCACCGTCAGCTACTACTTGAGTCGTATCCACTTTCATCCTCTTGCTAGTTCTTTTCTGATCAGAATCCGGAGGAGGATTCTGCAAGTCATCTTTCGGATCAGGGTTCTTGGTTTTCTGGGCAGTTTCACTGTCACCAGAACCTATGTCTGCATTTTCCTCTGACTCGTCCACCTGTTCCTCACTCAACTCTTCAACAGCGTCCTGATTCTCCTCACTCTTTTGCTTCAGTGACTCTATCACACCCATTAGTTCTCGGTTGACCTAACACATTAGTTCCGTAAACTTAGTTACAACCAACTGAAGATAGTAGAATTGTCCAGCAAGTAACCTTATAATCTATTTTCAAGCAACTTTTTTTCTGAAAGCAAAACATTTCTGCAAATAACATGACACACCTGAAGGTTTTGAAGAAAATCAGAGATATCGGTTGGGCAAGAAGGACAATGGAGCACATTTTTTTGTGATCTGAGTGTCCGGCCACCTTTGCTTCTCTCTCGAATAGCAGTCTTACCAGAAAATGCAGCTTCAAAACAAGATTTGCAGAAGTTGTGGGCACAAGGAGTTGTAACTGGAAGATTCATAACTTGCCGACAGATTAGACAACTAAACTCTGCACATAAAGCATACCACAAATCAGTAAGAAAGCTTTCGGGAGAGATGAATAAATAcgtattaagcatatattttattTACAGTTAAAGTACCTAGGAGGTTGCTGTATCATAGGGACTAGATTAAATTATTCCCTCTATTATTCTATagaacaatttagtccctatactattaaaaagaatcaaatcagTTTAAATTGTAACATGGTTAACATTTACAGTATAAAAAATaacttcaaaattattttttttcaattgtaGTTAAATTGCAAACAAAAAAATTCCATTACAGAAGaatcaaaactttaaaaatattaactctgTTAAATGGTAAAATGTTAACTTTATTCCAATTAAGCCTTGTTGGATTCTTTTTAATAGTAAGGGgactaaattgatccatttaatagTAGGGGGACGAAATATTAACTCTGTTATGGAAGGAAAAAGAGAACAACCTTTGAGTAGTCTTTCTCTTACAGTTGTAGTATGTGCTTGCCTTATAGCTTTCCTTGCCCTTTTCCTATCTTCGAGATCAGCCGCATTCACTGGCCTTTTGCTAGGAGGCGGTGGTTTTTTCCATCTCCAGCGATTGTCCTCTTCCTAATTGAATTAAGAATCACACAAGCACGTGGAAAGAGGAATCAGATTGTAGGTGTGATATCAAAGACCAACCTCTAAAAGGGAGGTgtttcactatttaactccactAGTTATAAATGATAAAATGAATCTCCAACACAAAATACTCACAACAACGTTTGTCATCAAATTGAATTCTATTTAGCAGATGAAACCTtattagaaaagaaaatgaaaataaacaaatCTCAGTAGAAACTGCATCTCTTACATCAAAGTCCCATGATGGACTTTCCTTTCTCTCAAATACATCAGTTGCCTTCTTCAGCTCGGGAATGGCTGGTAAGGGCCTAGGTAGATCTCCATGATCATCACTACATTATTAATGTTCAAGAAAGCTTAGTGGAGCTAAAGAAGAGAGGAGAGCAGTAGcccacaaatatatatatgaaaggcAGAAACCTTGTCCAAGGGGCTGGCTCATTGTCGCATCTCACAAACAAATATCGGCAAACTTTAAATCCCTGATGAAAGAATATCCTATCAATAAACTAATCTATAAAGATCTGAGTAGCAAGCAACTTTGATGTGTCTGATAGATATATGATACCTGTATTCCAACTTTTCTCCAACATTTTTCAATTCTGTAAATTCCATCATATCTCACACCTTTCTCTGGGGCATATGAAGAACGTTTTTCTTTGTGAGACCTACACATCAAGATAAAACAAAAGTTTTTAGTAAGTAAAAATAGTTTCATTGGAGTAGGTCTCTATGATAAGACTGTTGACTCAAGAAGCAAACATCTAACATGGATTGATTTGGCACAACCAAGACAAAGAAACCCATTGCCGTTGGAACCTTAAAAATGAAATGTTAACCTATTATTGAAGCTTCAATTGCCCTTTGCACACATATTGACTACCAATTATAGAAACAAAGAGAGTTAAGCTTCATGTAATGAGAATTGCCTTACAACTCGGACAGGATAGCCCATTTTGCAGCTTACTCGCAAAGCCTCATTCATCTTCTCAAATTTTTGATCAAATGACTGTTCCTTGTTTGTCCGCTTATTTCCACTGAGATCTCTACCCCCACTGCCATCAACACCCAGAGATATAAACAATTGTCAAATGGCCACATGAATAAACGTCAATAGATAAACTTCTTCAGCTAACAAGGAAAAAGATAATAATATTGACACTCTGTAACTGACTGTTCTTGAATAAATAAAGTATTAAACAGTAACAAATCATTAACATCCGCTGGACTAAACAGTCATCAATGCACTTTCATTTTACAAACATGTACAATGAAAATGATGGGATAGCATGCTACTCATATGTATAACCTTTTGAAACAAACCTTCCTGTGTACAGAAACCACTCCCCATGATCCTCGTCATCCTCATAACCTCCTGAGAGAGCTACAGATTGAGCACCATAGTTCGACTGACCAGCAATGCCTGCAACATGTGGAAGGTGAGCACCCCATTGCCGGCATTCCAATCTGTCTTCCCAACATTCACCAACAAGCACACCCTGGTTTCTAGCTGGATCATTTTCAGCTGTGATTGGTCCAAAATGATCAGGTGGTACAGTCACAAATATCTTCCCACTAGCAGCATTAGCTTTTCCAGGTTTTTGTGCTCTCTCTGTAGTGAAAGCCTTGTCAGGCCGATCTTGATTTTGTACAAAATGGTAAACTTTCATAGGCCCTGCAGCTACATTTGATTTCGATAGCTTTGCCATTCTTATAACAGATACAAGTGTAGAATTAATACGAGGCTGACTTGCCATTTTGGGGGGAATTGTTGAGCGACATTTTGCACAAGTACGCTTCCCTTGCCCTATCCATTTCTGGAAGCATTTAAGGCAGAAATTGTGGCCGCAAGGTGTCTGTAGCAACATGAATTACACATATATCAACATTTTATATGCATAAACATGTAATGTAACTTTGAAGATGAAAACAAATATCTGACTCCAATGACATAACAACCGCTTTTGATTATAAACATTAACAAACTAGTTGAAACTAAATAGCCAAAACATAATATGACATGTAACTCAAAAGAATAGCATCACTTATAGTTGCAAACTAGATGGCCTTTTAAAGCTGCATACTATAATTAAGTTCACAAGTAATTCAGTTTCATGAAGTGAAACATTTTGAACAGAAAAGAAAAATACTATGAAGCTACAATATAAGATTCATgctatatattttttttcatttatttgttcCTTTCTTCAAATATATTTACGTTAAATATCATTCGTATTTGCATCTAACTTTTTACcaattgatttttataaatgtATTTGATCAAAATAACACAGCTTAAATTTAAAGCACCATCTAGGGGGGAAAGGGCTAGGACGTTAAATGATAAGGAACTCAGCAGAGCTTAACATTTCTGAGAATAACATTGggggaaaacaaaagaaaaaaacgaACCGTAACAGGTCTGTCAGGTAACTGCATGCAAAACGAACAGTTTAAGCTTCCATCAAGAACGTCCAAAAATGAGCTCTCTTTCTCTTTCCCTTTCTTCTCTTTATCCCCATCTTCTTCGACTCTCCCGCTCACCAGCTCCTGCCTCTTCCTCGCCTTCTCCTTCTCCGTCAACGATTCATCCGACTCTATTGCCCTTATCGCTGCGAATAGCTCGCTAGAGGTCCCATCTAAGGCGCCCGCAGCAGAAGGAAGAGGATCTCCGGAACAGTCAGGGCACTGCCATTGCAATGTAGAAGCTAGGGTTTCGGGAGGAGAAGCCAAGCAAGCCACGTGCCAAGGAGTCGCGCACGTGCTACAAGTCAGGGTTTCCTCCGCGAGAGGGGTGACCTTGCAGCGCATGCACGCGCCGTCTCCGTCGCATGGAAGCTGGACGCTATCGTGCGCCATTAGTAACAAGCAATGAAATGTTGATGCGCACGTTAAGAGACGTCGGATTTGGTGATGGGACTTTCGagagaaaccaaaaaaaaaaaaaaaaaaagagatggaGATTGGGCAGAAATGGATGAaagaaatattttacatatattgaAAAAGAATTTGAATTTCAAAAAATGGAGGGGAACAGAAAATTTGCGCTTGACGATATTGACCTTGCTTGATTCATTTTTTTAAGTTTCTgccattttaattttgaaaattactatttaaattCTGATAAAACAAAGCTTTATAATTTCAATAATCTACATACAAAAATACAAATAaaccattttaatattttaataattcatttaCTTTTGATTTGGAAAAATATATCAATAACCATCCAACTGCTTATTGTCCGGGACCAGAGGGAGGGACTGCTTTGGAATTGatgataaatatataattatgaaGGTTCTACCCTTTTGACTTTGcctttattgaaaaataataataattagataaatatgacttaagaaaaagtaaaatttatataaaataatttaataaataacactttcaattttaatttcttatttgatatatttactcaaacactctatctttttatttttaatatttattaaaacgAATTCATAATTAATCTTTCACGTTTTGTAGTTCATTAATaatgtaaatactaattataaatttaaaattattctatATCTAAAACAAAATCCAACTCTCAActattaactaaaattagaaaaattctTATTATCTTGTCTGACTTCCACGTGAAACACCACCATTCTAATTCGTCATTCTtgagatataataaaatattataataataataaagggcGTTACTTTAGAGACACGAAAACAACCACCCACCATTTTaaattcggccatgctatgggggtAGCTTGTATAGTTGTTGGCAAAGTAATAGATcacaataaattaaaaattaaaaattaaaaaaaataataatagtgtAATTTATAACTGTTTAAGGACTTAGCTGTAGAGCTCTTACTGGTTCGGGTTCGGCCAGTCCGTGATcttatttaaaatatacattaaaTGTAGATTTTTTTTTGGTCCGACCCATTAGTTTGTTTTAgtgtttaaatattaataaattataaaaatatatatttatgttattgttaattttacctattttgtaattaaattttttatttaaattaaattaagacTAATTCAATGATATAATTCAAATTTGGGTCAACTAAACCTATCAACTCATGTACAAGTCTAGTAAATTGGTGATAACTTAAGTCAATAAAATAACTTGAAATTTTGaagattttaataaaaatattatgtttaaaaatttaaaatataagtcaATTTTCGGATTTAATAAACGAGATTTAAACCTcatcttatttttttaattttataatgttatttcTCAATCTTATATtacatgaaaaataaatatagggtttttatttaaaattttaataaaactaaATATTAGctaaaaataatatatgttataggAATTAGAATATGCAACACGTTTAAACACAATTGAATTGACTATTTATAAATACGAATGAGTTagtataaatttaaatttcataaattgAGTTTGACTAAACTTAAACATCTATATATAATGTAAATATCATACATGAATTGAACTCCAACCTAATTCAGTTCAAATTTGTTtgtttagtttttaaaattattgaaaCTATCATTCATGATTTGAATTTATTCTCAATTTTTATATCAATCgggattttgattttatttttataaaagaaaaatgcTTTATGACTTGTAGgtattatttgataaaatttctAGATATTCTTTCATAAAcgtttctaaaaaataaaatttaaagtaagTAAACAACAACAAAttgtacatatattttaaatgtgTGATATTTCTAAGCATTTatcaataattttaatataactttTTTAACTATTCACATAGAATAGTAAGGAATTCAACGTCTTTTAAATAAAGTTTCcttattcaaaattttatttcaacTTTAAATTTAGTTGAAATTTAATGCAACTATTAAGTACTAATAAATATCTTAAAAAATCATTCTTTAATATAATTTGCTCATATTTCATTTACGCACTATTTATTCCTTTTGATCCAAAACGTTAATTTTCAACATTTCTTACCTTGATAAAAAAAACCTttctaaattttcacacaaaaaaataattagattttTAAAAGTCGAGATATTTTTTCTAGTTAGGAGGTTATTCAAAATTTGagcgaaattaaataaaaatattaagatcaTAAGATGAGTTTAGACAAATAAATTAGGATTTTCAAAATATGTGCAAAATTTAGATTCTAAAATTCAAAGTATCGATCCAATTTGATTAAACCGATCTTcaagtttataatatttttttcctttataTTATAGcatttatattatatgaaataaatatacaatattataatattaagatgtttattttaaaatttaataaaataatatatatgtagtaaagatatatataataaataaaataataatgttttaaatttatttatttatttgaatagGTTAATAATTTACCAATATTAATAAAATTGGACAAAATTGAATCTCATCCTTCAAAATTGGACCAGGCCTAAGCAACTATCTTGGTACTAATACCAAAAGGACCTTTCTCAAACCCAAATTGGCAATTGAACCCAACCAAAAGAAGTTTGAACCACAAATGAAAAATAGTAGGTCATTTTATTATAAAGATTAATTCAAAATACTCCATATATAATTAAATGGataaatttagtcattatataAGTAAAAGGAAATAAGTAAGAcaattttaacataattaacatttacaaataaaaaatatttatttttaacaaagttaatatttatatagttttttataattttgtaaaatattttttattgaacCACGAATGAAAAAAGAAGAAGCAttcatataagtatatatatatcagACAACAAATGTTAATTCTATAAGTTTATTTTGTTTTTCTACTACTGTCGTGattaaatttattcatttaataataaGACGATTGATTTGAACGATTCTTATAGTAGAGTAACTTGACAATAcgttcataaaaataaaaaaaccctacTCCTTATTGATAGAAAATAAGGCGAGAACAACTTGTTTACTAGGTTAACCCTTCCAACGAgggagaaatttaaaataaactacATGTGAACCTTGATATAGTGTGTAATGCTAAACATGAACATTGATTTTGCACAATTTTATTGTGTACATATATCACATTTTgttttagaaaattttttatgCAATGTGCAATATTATACATGAGCTTTTactctaatataaaaataaatataaattgatgtattttttAATGTGTACAATTGATTCACAGTCAAAGTTTTGTATAGATTTGAATTATAATCAAAGTTTTATGTGTATAAGTGCATGCaatcaaaattcatacaattacatattgaaattttatttatattttttatttatccctttcaataattaaattatataaatcaaaattATCAAATTGACTTAGGGACCAAATTAAACGTGGATGAAACATTGAAGACCCAAAAGCAATTAATAAAAGAAGCTAAATTTAACACATCTACATCTATACTAATTTAAGACTTTAGATTGAGTTTAAGTTGGAAGTTAATCTGTAAGTATTGaagaataaatttattaaaatttaaaatgaggattaaattaataaaaatataaacatcaAACACTAATACTTGAGTGACTAAGTGGGTAGTTTacttagaaaaaattaaaaattacagGGAATAACTAAAGAAATTCACAACTTTCTAACTAAGTTCCAATTTGCGAAGCCCTAATTCCCTATGGACCGGTACTATATATACTTCTTATACTCGCTCATAATCGGTTCTCAGACACTTCTTAGCCCTTCACTTTCTTCCCTCTGAAACCCTAAACCGCCGCCGCCGCCCGTCAAACGCCGACGAAAATGGCTTTCGAGGGACTAGTTCTCCGCGGCACCATGCGAGCCCACACTGACATGGTAACAGCCATCGCCACTCCCATCGACAACTCCGATATGATCGTCACTTCCTCTCGCGACAAGTCCATCATCCTTTGGCACTTGACCAAAGACGAAAAGACCTACGGTGTCGCTCGCCGCCGTCTCACCGGCCACTCACACTTTGTTCAAGACGTTGTTCTCTCTTCTGACTCCCAGTTCGCTCTCTCCGGTTCCTGGGACGGTGAGCTTCGTCTTTGGGATTTGAACGCCGGAACCTCCGCTCGTCGTTTTGTCGGCCACACCAAAGACGTGCTCTCCGTTGCTTTTTCAATTGATAATCGTCAGATCGTTTCGGCTTCTCGTGATCGAAGCATTAAGCTCTGGAACACCCTTGGTGAGTGCAAATACACGATCCAAGATGGTGATGCTCATACGGATTGGGTCAGCTGTGTTCGTTTCAGCCCAAATAATCTGCAGCCTACCATTGTTTCAGCTTCTTGGGACAAGACTGTGAAGGTTTGGAACTTGACTAACTGTAAGATTCGCAACACACTGGCCGGTCACTCCGGTTATGTGAACACTGTTGCGGTTTCACCTGATGGTTCATTGTGTGCTAGTGGCGGAAAAGATGGTGTTATTTTGTTGTGGGATTTGGCTGAAGGAAAGAAGCTTTACAGTCTTGACGCTGGTTCTGTTATTCATTCGCTTTGCTTTAGCCCCAACAGGTACTGGCTCTGTGCTGCCACTGAGCAGAGCATCAAGATCTGGGATCTGGAAAGTAAGAGTATTGTGGAAGACTTGAAGGTTGATCTCAAAGCTGAGGCT
This window of the Gossypium arboreum isolate Shixiya-1 chromosome 12, ASM2569848v2, whole genome shotgun sequence genome carries:
- the LOC108478194 gene encoding guanine nucleotide-binding protein subunit beta-like protein encodes the protein MAFEGLVLRGTMRAHTDMVTAIATPIDNSDMIVTSSRDKSIILWHLTKDEKTYGVARRRLTGHSHFVQDVVLSSDSQFALSGSWDGELRLWDLNAGTSARRFVGHTKDVLSVAFSIDNRQIVSASRDRSIKLWNTLGECKYTIQDGDAHTDWVSCVRFSPNNLQPTIVSASWDKTVKVWNLTNCKIRNTLAGHSGYVNTVAVSPDGSLCASGGKDGVILLWDLAEGKKLYSLDAGSVIHSLCFSPNRYWLCAATEQSIKIWDLESKSIVEDLKVDLKAEAEKSDVTDNANKKKVIYCTSLNWSADGSTLFSGYTDGVIRVWGIGRY
- the LOC108478193 gene encoding E3 ubiquitin-protein ligase ORTHRUS 2-like, with translation MAHDSVQLPCDGDGACMRCKVTPLAEETLTCSTCATPWHVACLASPPETLASTLQWQCPDCSGDPLPSAAGALDGTSSELFAAIRAIESDESLTEKEKARKRQELVSGRVEEDGDKEKKGKEKESSFLDVLDGSLNCSFCMQLPDRPVTTPCGHNFCLKCFQKWIGQGKRTCAKCRSTIPPKMASQPRINSTLVSVIRMAKLSKSNVAAGPMKVYHFVQNQDRPDKAFTTERAQKPGKANAASGKIFVTVPPDHFGPITAENDPARNQGVLVGECWEDRLECRQWGAHLPHVAGIAGQSNYGAQSVALSGGYEDDEDHGEWFLYTGSGGRDLSGNKRTNKEQSFDQKFEKMNEALRVSCKMGYPVRVVRSHKEKRSSYAPEKGVRYDGIYRIEKCWRKVGIQGFKVCRYLFVRCDNEPAPWTSDDHGDLPRPLPAIPELKKATDVFERKESPSWDFDEEDNRWRWKKPPPPSKRPVNAADLEDRKRARKAIRQAHTTTVRERLLKEFSCLICRQVMNLPVTTPCAHNFCKSCFEAAFSGKTAIRERSKGGRTLRSQKNVLHCPSCPTDISDFLQNLQVNRELMGVIESLKQKSEENQDAVEELSEEQVDESEENADIGSGDSETAQKTKNPDPKDDLQNPPPDSDQKRTSKRMKVDTTQVVADGE